In Vibrio stylophorae, the genomic stretch TCTCACTGGGCGATCAATTAAACTGCGACGATGGATGCAATACATAGCGAGCATAGAAAGCTATCAGAGTGCGTAGATAGACATGCAGAGATAGATCAAAGGGCATAAAAAAAGCCATGGCAATCGCCATGGCTTTTTCACATTATGCAATCAATTAATCTTGGCCTTCAATTTTCGCCCAAGTATCGCGCAAGCCTACGGTACGGTTAAATACCAAATGCTCTGCAGATGCATCTTTATTGTCTAAGCAGAAGTAACCCATACGCTCAAACTGGAAGCCTGACTCAGCCACCGCATGTTGCAAGCTAGGCTCAACAAAGCCTTGGCATAGCGTCAATGATTCAGGGTTGATCACTGATGTGAAATCTTCCGCGGCACCTGGGTTTGGTACAGTAAACAGACGATCATACAGACGAATTTCAGCAGCAAGACCTTGCTCTGCACTCACCCAGTGGATAACGCCTTTCACTTTACGCCCATCGGCTGGGTTTTTGCCCAAGGTTTCTGGATCGTAGCTACAGAAAATTGTGGTGATTTCGCCATTCGCATCTTTTTCAATACGCTCAGCTTTAATCACATAAGCACCACGAAGACGCACTTCTTTACCAAGCACAAGGCGCTTGTACTTCTTATTCGCTTCTTCACGGAAGTCTTCACGCTCAATCCAAAGCTCACGGCTAAATGGAACCTCACGGCTGCCCATTTCAGGTTTATTTGGATGATTGGCAATGTTCAAGACTTCAGTATCGCCAAAGTTCTCAATCACCAATTTCACAGGATCAAGTACAGCCATGGCACGTGGCGCGTTTTCGTTTAAGTCATCACGAATACAAGACTCAAGTGAACCAAACTCAATCATGTTATCTTGCTTGGTCACACCGATACGCTTACAGAACTCACGCATAGATGCAGGTGTAAAGCCACGGCGGCGCAGGCCAGAAATAGTTGGCATGCGTGGGTCATCCCAGCCGTTTACCAACTTGTCAGTCACAAGTTGATTCAGCTTACGCTTAGACATCACGGTGTATTCAAGATTTAGACGGCTGAATTCATACTGACGTGGGTGGCAAGGAATCGAGATGTTATCTAACACCCAGTCATACAAACGGCGGTTATCTTGGAACTCAAGGGTACAAATTGAGTGAGTGATCCCTTCCAGCGCATCGGAAATACAGTGGGTGAAATCGTACATTGGGTAGATGCACCATGCATCACCGGTTTGGTGGTGGTGGGCAAATTTAATACGATAAATCACAGGATCGCGCATCACAATGAAGGATGAGGCCATATCAATTTTGGCACGCAAACAGGCTTTACCTTCTTCGATTTCACCTGCACGCATCTTGGCAAAAAGCGCCAAGTTTTCTTCAACGCTACGGTCACGGTAAGGGCTGTTTTTGCCAGGCTGACTCAAAGTACCACGATATTCGCGGATCTCTTCAGGGGTCAGCTCATCAACATAAGCAAGGCCTTTTTCGATCAGCTCAATGGCATAGCCATGAAGCTGCTCAAAATAATCAGATGAGTAGCAAATATCGCCACTCCAGTGAAAACCAAGCCACTCAACATCACGCTTGATTGATTCAACGTATTCGATGTCTTCTTTAGCGGGGTTGGTATCGTCAAAACGAAGGTTGCACTGACCC encodes the following:
- the glnS gene encoding glutamine--tRNA ligase yields the protein MSDCEARPTNFIRQIIDEDLRTGKHNAIHTRFPPEPNGYLHIGHAKSICLNFGIAQDYQGQCNLRFDDTNPAKEDIEYVESIKRDVEWLGFHWSGDICYSSDYFEQLHGYAIELIEKGLAYVDELTPEEIREYRGTLSQPGKNSPYRDRSVEENLALFAKMRAGEIEEGKACLRAKIDMASSFIVMRDPVIYRIKFAHHHQTGDAWCIYPMYDFTHCISDALEGITHSICTLEFQDNRRLYDWVLDNISIPCHPRQYEFSRLNLEYTVMSKRKLNQLVTDKLVNGWDDPRMPTISGLRRRGFTPASMREFCKRIGVTKQDNMIEFGSLESCIRDDLNENAPRAMAVLDPVKLVIENFGDTEVLNIANHPNKPEMGSREVPFSRELWIEREDFREEANKKYKRLVLGKEVRLRGAYVIKAERIEKDANGEITTIFCSYDPETLGKNPADGRKVKGVIHWVSAEQGLAAEIRLYDRLFTVPNPGAAEDFTSVINPESLTLCQGFVEPSLQHAVAESGFQFERMGYFCLDNKDASAEHLVFNRTVGLRDTWAKIEGQD